A DNA window from Loxodonta africana isolate mLoxAfr1 chromosome 7, mLoxAfr1.hap2, whole genome shotgun sequence contains the following coding sequences:
- the LOC100674158 gene encoding olfactory receptor 4A47-like, with amino-acid sequence MEQRKNVTEFVLLGLTQSLQGQKILFVVFLLIYIVTIVGHLLIGMTVVVSPTLDTPVYSFLGHLTFMDAVYSTAVTPNLIIDLHYEKKTIFFQACLTQLFAEHLFGGFEVLLLMVMTYDRYVAICKPLHSMTIMNQRVCVLLLLVTWVGGFLHVILHLLFVYNLPFCGPHVIDHFCCDMCPLLKLACTDIYAIGLTVVANDGAICMVIFILLLISYGAILKSLKTHSQEGRRKALSTCSSHITVVVLFFVPCIFMYVRPVSNFPIDKSMTVVYTIITPMLNPLIYTLRNSEMKNAMEKTWSGKLTTCRIRICVHTENIIANSKARNRQ; translated from the exons atggaacaaaggaaaaatgtGACTGAGTTTGTCCTCTTGGGGCTCACTCAGAGTCTCCAGggtcagaaaatattatttgttgtGTTCTTGCTCATCTATATTGTGACAATAGTGGGCCACCTACTTATTGGCATGACTGTAGTGGTCAGCCCAACTTTGGATACCCCTGTGTACTCCTTTCTTGGGCActtaac ttttatggatgctGTTTATTCTACTGCAGTTACTCCAAACCTGATTATAGACTTACACTATgagaagaaaacaatttttttccaaGCTTGCCTGACCCAGCTTTTTGCAGAACACTTATTTGGTGGTTTTGAGGTTTTACTTCTGATGGTCATgacctatgaccgctatgtggctatCTGCAAACCCTTGCATTCTATGACCATCATGAACCAGCGGGTGTgcgttctgctgctgctggtgaccTGGGTTGGAGGGTTTCTGCATGTTATACTTCATCTTCTCTTTGTTTACAATCTTCCCTTCTGTGGTCCCCATGTCATTGACCACTTTTGCTGTGACATGTGCCCCTTATTAAAACTTGCCTGCACTGACATCTATGCCATTG GGCTCACTGTTGTTGCCAATGATGGAGCCATCTGTATGGTAATTTTTATCCTTCTACTAATCTCCTATGGGGCCATCCTAAAGTCCCTGAAGACTCACAGTCAGGAGGGAAGGCGCAAAGCCCTGTCTACCTGCAGCTCCCACATCACAGTGGTTGTCCTCTTCTTTGTTCCCTGTATTTTCATGTATGTTAggcctgtttccaactttcccattgacAAATCTATGACTGTGGTTTATACAATTATTACTCCCATGTTGAATCCTCTGATATACACTTTGAGAAACTCTGAGATGAAAAATGCTATGGAaaaaacctggagtggaaagttAACCACGTGTAGAATAAGAATTTGCGTCCACACtgaaaatatcattgctaatTCTAAAGCAAGAAATAGGCAATAA